In one Haloarcula taiwanensis genomic region, the following are encoded:
- a CDS encoding DNA polymerase subunit beta, producing the protein MAKRDITVCINAYPDSDTDVFRISAADDILRLLVDAHDTEFTIPELVDATGVTRSTVWRAVDLLDNIGAIQIRETPQRNYITINPDRLQKDDPILAIPQSEFHAPIRAFIDRVQAAITDADDVDELLGIVVFGSVARGEADRQSDIDCFVVVDGDRTTARRRITDVVGGLQSDRFDGDRFAFEPYVESAESAYRAGSKLREIFAEGITVYGSDQLDSVRKEAVADE; encoded by the coding sequence ATGGCGAAACGTGATATAACGGTGTGCATCAATGCGTATCCTGACTCGGATACCGATGTCTTTCGTATCAGTGCCGCAGACGACATCCTACGACTGCTCGTCGACGCCCACGATACGGAGTTTACGATCCCCGAACTCGTCGACGCCACGGGTGTCACCCGCTCGACAGTGTGGCGGGCTGTCGACCTCCTCGACAATATCGGTGCCATACAAATTCGAGAGACGCCACAACGAAACTACATCACGATCAACCCAGATCGACTCCAGAAAGACGACCCGATCCTCGCCATTCCGCAGTCTGAGTTCCATGCGCCGATCCGGGCCTTCATCGATCGTGTGCAAGCCGCGATTACCGACGCCGACGACGTCGACGAACTACTCGGTATCGTTGTCTTTGGAAGCGTTGCTCGGGGTGAGGCTGACCGGCAAAGCGACATCGATTGTTTCGTCGTCGTCGATGGCGACCGGACGACAGCCCGCCGACGGATTACCGACGTTGTTGGTGGGCTCCAGTCCGACCGCTTCGACGGTGACCGGTTCGCGTTCGAACCGTATGTTGAGTCTGCGGAAAGCGCATACAGAGCTGGGTCAAAACTCCGTGAAATCTTCGCTGAGGGTATCACGGTGTACGGCAGCGACCAACTCGACTCAGTCCGAAAGGAGGCCGTCGCCGATGAGTAG